A window of the Palaeococcus ferrophilus DSM 13482 genome harbors these coding sequences:
- the lysS gene encoding lysine--tRNA ligase, translating to MHWADYIAEKIIRKRGDREEYVVESGITPSGYVHIGNFRELFTAYIVGHALRDRGKKVRHIHMWDDYDRFRKVPKNVPQEWREHLTRPVREVPDPWGCHESYAEHFMSLFEEEVSRLGIEVDFLHAYELYKNGEYAEEVRTALEKRDEVKAILDKYRERARQPLLEDSWQPVMVYCPSCRKEADFVSWDGEWKVSYRCPHCGAEGETDMREGNVKLRWRVDWPMRWAHFRVDFEPAGKDHLAAGGSYDTGREIVEKVFGWPAPIDLMYEFVGIKGQKGKMSGSKGNVILLSDLYEVLEPGIIRFIYAKARPNKELKIDLGLGLLNLYDEFDKVERIYFGLEEAKNPDEEEELKRTYELSMPKVPERPTAQAPFRFLVTLVQMPHLDEEGIINVLREQGHVPEELNEEDVERIRLRIRLAKNWVEKYAPENVKFSLLEKPPEMELEPAVREAMLEVAEWLENHGKFTVDGLNNVIFDAAKKRGIPSKKWFKALYNVFIGKDRGPRLAPFLASLDREFVIRRLRMEA from the coding sequence ATGCACTGGGCCGATTACATTGCTGAGAAGATAATTAGGAAAAGGGGAGACAGGGAAGAGTACGTGGTGGAAAGCGGGATAACTCCGAGCGGTTACGTTCACATAGGCAACTTCAGGGAGCTTTTCACGGCCTACATCGTCGGCCACGCGCTCCGTGACAGGGGTAAGAAGGTTCGCCACATCCACATGTGGGACGACTACGACAGGTTTAGGAAGGTTCCCAAGAACGTCCCGCAGGAATGGAGGGAGCACCTCACCAGGCCGGTTCGCGAGGTTCCGGACCCGTGGGGCTGCCACGAGAGCTACGCCGAGCATTTCATGAGCCTCTTCGAGGAAGAGGTTTCGAGGCTCGGCATCGAGGTGGACTTCCTCCACGCCTACGAGCTGTACAAGAACGGCGAGTACGCCGAAGAAGTGAGGACCGCCCTCGAAAAGAGGGATGAGGTGAAGGCCATCCTTGACAAGTACCGCGAGAGGGCAAGGCAGCCGCTCCTTGAGGATTCATGGCAGCCAGTCATGGTGTATTGCCCATCCTGCAGGAAGGAGGCGGACTTCGTTTCCTGGGACGGCGAGTGGAAGGTGTCCTACAGGTGCCCCCACTGCGGCGCCGAGGGCGAGACGGACATGAGGGAGGGCAACGTCAAGCTCCGCTGGCGCGTTGACTGGCCTATGAGGTGGGCCCACTTCAGGGTTGACTTTGAGCCGGCAGGAAAGGACCACCTCGCTGCCGGAGGCTCCTACGACACCGGGAGGGAGATAGTGGAGAAGGTCTTCGGCTGGCCCGCTCCAATAGATCTCATGTACGAGTTCGTTGGCATAAAGGGCCAGAAGGGCAAGATGAGCGGGAGCAAGGGCAATGTTATCCTTCTGAGTGACCTCTACGAGGTTCTGGAACCGGGAATAATCCGCTTCATCTACGCCAAGGCGAGGCCGAACAAGGAGCTCAAAATAGACCTCGGGCTCGGCCTGCTCAACCTCTACGACGAGTTCGACAAGGTTGAGCGCATCTATTTCGGCCTTGAGGAGGCCAAGAACCCGGATGAAGAGGAGGAGCTGAAGAGGACGTACGAGCTTTCAATGCCGAAGGTTCCGGAGAGACCCACCGCGCAGGCGCCCTTTAGGTTCCTGGTTACGCTCGTCCAGATGCCCCACCTCGACGAGGAGGGGATAATAAACGTCCTCAGGGAGCAGGGCCACGTTCCGGAGGAACTGAACGAGGAGGACGTCGAGAGGATAAGGCTCCGCATACGCCTGGCCAAAAACTGGGTCGAGAAGTACGCTCCTGAGAACGTGAAGTTCTCCCTCCTCGAAAAGCCGCCCGAGATGGAGCTCGAGCCCGCGGTAAGGGAGGCGATGCTCGAGGTGGCAGAATGGCTGGAGAACCACGGTAAGTTCACCGTTGACGGGCTCAACAACGTCATCTTTGATGCCGCCAAGAAGCGCGGAATCCCGAGCAAGAAGTGGTTCAAGGCCCTCTACAACGTCTTCATCGGCAAGGACCGCGGCCCGAGGCTCGCACCGTTCCTTGCCTCATTGGACCGGGAGTTCGTTATAAGGCGCCTCCGCATGGAGGCGTGA
- the guaD gene encoding guanine deaminase: MRTYRARILSFENPSSPAEYRYMSVDDEGRIVGLSRGKPAITGELVDYSEYLILPGFIDAHIHLPQLHKRAMVSDSLLEWLERYIFPAEMEFSDADFARKVAREFFSTLIRNGTTTAVVYSSPHRGATEVAFEEAMKSGMRTVIGQVLMDMNGPEELLTTPERAASDIRAVASRWHGFDGRLFYAVTPRFAVSCSMELMRTASEVADRMGLYVQTHLSEQMGEIEEVRKLFPWAKSYTDVYHEAGLLGERTVVGHAIHLSDRERAILARTGTKVAHCPSSNFFLHSGVMDLRAHERLGLTVALGSDVGAGPFLSMLEVLRDAYYANAMSPAKAFHLLTMGGARALGMEDRIGSLEVGKEADFVVINPEPLAEAGEDVEVLLSRLMILGDERNVAATYVRGRELWAQHQNERKG, from the coding sequence ATGAGGACATACCGGGCGAGGATTCTGAGCTTTGAGAACCCCTCTTCTCCTGCCGAATACAGGTACATGTCCGTGGACGATGAAGGACGCATCGTGGGTCTCTCAAGGGGAAAGCCCGCTATCACGGGTGAGCTTGTTGATTACTCCGAATACCTAATACTCCCCGGTTTCATAGATGCCCACATCCACCTTCCCCAGCTCCACAAGAGGGCGATGGTAAGCGATTCCCTTCTCGAGTGGCTCGAGAGGTACATCTTCCCCGCCGAGATGGAGTTCTCCGATGCGGACTTCGCGAGAAAAGTGGCAAGGGAGTTCTTCTCCACGCTCATCAGGAACGGGACGACGACGGCCGTCGTCTATTCCTCCCCCCACAGGGGTGCAACGGAGGTTGCCTTTGAGGAGGCCATGAAAAGCGGGATGCGCACCGTTATCGGGCAGGTTCTAATGGACATGAACGGGCCCGAGGAGCTTTTGACCACCCCCGAGAGGGCCGCCTCGGACATAAGGGCGGTGGCTTCCAGGTGGCACGGCTTCGATGGAAGACTATTCTACGCGGTTACGCCGCGCTTCGCCGTGAGCTGCAGCATGGAGCTCATGAGGACCGCATCGGAAGTCGCGGATAGGATGGGCCTCTACGTGCAGACCCACCTGTCCGAGCAGATGGGAGAGATTGAGGAGGTGAGGAAGCTCTTCCCCTGGGCGAAGTCCTACACAGACGTTTACCACGAGGCCGGTCTCCTCGGCGAGAGAACGGTAGTGGGACACGCAATTCATCTTAGCGACAGGGAGAGGGCCATACTGGCCAGGACGGGCACAAAGGTGGCCCATTGCCCATCATCCAACTTCTTCCTCCACAGCGGTGTCATGGATTTAAGGGCCCACGAGAGGCTCGGCCTGACGGTGGCCCTCGGTTCCGACGTCGGTGCAGGACCCTTCCTCTCGATGCTCGAAGTTCTCAGGGATGCCTACTACGCCAACGCAATGAGCCCGGCCAAGGCCTTCCACCTGCTGACCATGGGAGGCGCGAGGGCTCTGGGCATGGAGGACAGGATAGGAAGCCTTGAAGTGGGCAAGGAGGCCGACTTCGTCGTCATAAACCCCGAACCCCTGGCAGAGGCGGGAGAGGACGTTGAGGTGCTGCTCTCGAGGCTCATGATACTCGGGGACGAGAGAAACGTTGCGGCAACCTACGTGCGCGGAAGGGAACTATGGGCCCAACACCAGAATGAGAGAAAAGGGTGA
- the acs gene encoding acetate--CoA ligase alpha subunit codes for MSVEALFKPRSVAVIGASDKPGKIGYAVMKNLIEYGYEGKIYAVNVKGGEIEISGRKFPVYKSILDVPDEVDMAVVIVPAKFVPQVVEECGKKGVKVLPIISSGFGELGEEGKKVEEELVKTAHKYGMRILGPNIFGVVYTPTKLNATFGPTDVMPGKLALISQSGALGIALMGWTILEKVGLSAVVSIGNKSDLDDADLLEYFEGDENTGAILIYMEGVKDGRKFMETAKKVSMKKPIIIIKAGRSERGAKAAASHTGSLAGADSIYTAAFKQSGVLRALTIGEAFDWARTLSNLPEPEGENVVILTNGGGIGVMATDAAEEEGLHLYDNLDDLKVFANHMPPFGSYKNPVDLTGMAGAQAYEGAVRDALANPNMHSIAVLYCQTAVLDPRDLAKIVIREYNESGRKKPLVVAIVGGIEAKEAIDMLNEEGIPAYPEPERAIKSLAALYRWSNWKKSKRE; via the coding sequence ATGAGTGTTGAGGCACTTTTCAAGCCCAGGAGTGTCGCCGTCATCGGGGCTTCGGACAAACCAGGCAAGATAGGATACGCTGTCATGAAGAACCTCATCGAGTACGGCTACGAGGGCAAGATATACGCCGTCAACGTCAAGGGCGGCGAGATCGAGATAAGCGGGAGGAAGTTCCCGGTCTACAAGAGCATTCTCGACGTTCCCGATGAAGTGGACATGGCCGTCGTCATCGTCCCGGCCAAGTTCGTTCCCCAGGTGGTTGAGGAGTGCGGAAAGAAGGGCGTCAAGGTCCTCCCCATCATCAGCTCGGGCTTTGGTGAGCTCGGCGAGGAGGGTAAGAAGGTCGAGGAGGAGCTCGTTAAGACCGCCCACAAGTACGGCATGAGGATTCTCGGCCCGAACATCTTCGGCGTTGTTTACACGCCAACAAAACTCAACGCCACCTTCGGTCCGACCGACGTTATGCCCGGCAAGCTTGCCCTCATCAGCCAGAGCGGAGCCCTTGGAATAGCCCTCATGGGCTGGACCATCCTTGAGAAGGTTGGTCTCTCTGCCGTCGTCAGCATTGGAAACAAGAGCGACCTTGATGATGCTGATCTGCTTGAGTACTTCGAGGGGGACGAGAACACAGGGGCCATTCTCATCTACATGGAGGGCGTCAAGGACGGAAGGAAGTTCATGGAGACGGCAAAGAAGGTCAGCATGAAGAAGCCAATCATCATCATAAAGGCCGGAAGGAGCGAGCGCGGTGCCAAGGCCGCCGCAAGCCACACCGGTTCACTCGCCGGTGCCGACAGCATCTACACCGCCGCCTTCAAGCAGAGCGGCGTTCTCCGTGCTTTGACCATCGGAGAGGCCTTCGACTGGGCGAGAACCCTCAGCAACCTTCCGGAGCCGGAGGGAGAGAACGTCGTCATCCTCACCAACGGCGGTGGAATCGGCGTTATGGCGACCGATGCCGCCGAGGAGGAGGGGCTCCATCTCTACGACAACCTGGATGATTTGAAAGTCTTCGCCAACCACATGCCGCCCTTCGGAAGCTACAAGAACCCCGTTGATTTGACCGGTATGGCTGGAGCGCAGGCCTACGAGGGAGCCGTTAGGGACGCTCTCGCCAACCCGAACATGCACAGCATAGCGGTTCTCTACTGCCAGACCGCAGTGCTCGACCCGAGGGATCTCGCCAAGATAGTCATCCGCGAGTACAACGAGAGCGGAAGGAAGAAGCCGCTCGTTGTTGCCATCGTCGGAGGCATAGAGGCCAAGGAAGCCATCGACATGCTCAACGAGGAGGGAATCCCAGCTTACCCGGAGCCCGAGAGGGCCATCAAGTCCCTCGCGGCGCTCTACAGGTGGAGCAACTGGAAGAAGAGCAAGAGGGAGTGA
- the fen gene encoding flap endonuclease-1, with product MGVQIGELIPRKEIEIEKLNGRKVAIDAFNAIYQFLSIIRQRDGTPLMDSQGRITSHLSGLFYRTINLVEAGVKPAYVFDGKPPELKKRELERRHETREEAKEKWEEALARGELEEAKKYAQRASRVNEGLINDAKTLLTLMGIPWVQAPSEGEAQAAYMAAKKDVYASASQDYDSLLFGAPRLVRNLTITGRRKLPGKNVYVEVKPELIVLDDALKTLGIDREKLIEMAILVGTDYNPGGIKGIGPKKALELVRYKKDVLSRYTKESDVDLYAIKEFFLKPPVTDEYELKWSEPDEEGILKFLCDEHDFSEERVRHGLERLRKGLQKGKQRTLESWFKA from the coding sequence ATGGGCGTACAGATAGGCGAGCTCATTCCAAGGAAGGAAATAGAGATTGAGAAGCTCAACGGAAGAAAGGTCGCTATAGATGCTTTCAACGCAATCTACCAGTTCCTATCCATCATAAGGCAGCGCGATGGAACGCCCCTTATGGATTCGCAGGGCAGGATAACCTCCCACCTAAGCGGCCTGTTCTACAGAACCATAAACCTCGTGGAGGCGGGGGTAAAGCCCGCTTATGTATTCGACGGCAAGCCTCCCGAGCTGAAGAAGAGGGAGCTTGAGAGGAGGCATGAGACGCGGGAAGAGGCGAAGGAAAAATGGGAGGAGGCCCTCGCGAGGGGGGAGCTTGAGGAGGCAAAGAAGTACGCCCAGAGGGCGAGCAGGGTGAACGAGGGGCTCATAAACGATGCCAAGACCCTTCTAACCCTCATGGGCATCCCGTGGGTTCAGGCCCCGAGTGAGGGCGAAGCCCAGGCGGCCTACATGGCCGCGAAGAAGGACGTCTATGCCTCAGCAAGCCAGGACTACGACTCCCTCCTCTTTGGAGCGCCGAGGCTCGTGAGGAACCTCACGATAACGGGAAGGAGGAAGCTGCCCGGTAAGAACGTTTACGTTGAAGTTAAGCCCGAACTCATAGTCCTCGATGATGCCCTGAAGACGCTCGGGATAGACAGGGAAAAACTCATCGAGATGGCCATCCTGGTCGGAACGGACTACAACCCCGGCGGGATAAAGGGGATAGGGCCGAAGAAGGCTCTTGAGCTGGTGAGGTACAAGAAGGACGTGCTCTCCCGCTATACCAAGGAGAGCGACGTTGACCTCTACGCCATCAAGGAGTTCTTCCTTAAGCCCCCCGTCACCGACGAATACGAACTGAAGTGGAGCGAGCCGGATGAGGAAGGAATCCTCAAGTTCCTGTGCGACGAGCACGACTTCAGCGAGGAACGTGTGAGGCACGGGCTTGAGCGGCTCAGGAAGGGCCTCCAAAAGGGCAAGCAGAGAACCCTGGAGAGTTGGTTCAAAGCGTGA
- a CDS encoding ferritin-like domain-containing protein — MSELSHVARDDIKKLLQKLPKLSMKELLSYLVNAEAEEAEMYRHLTEVSREITWSEEIPKVFHGLSEDSIQHAEELLKLYKKLFPGEELAPVDLPPLEVVLGEDKLREFLRHGRLWELFDILMENEKMTAEVYEYIHSVSENPEIREVAKWLAEVEWGHFNKIKILKDRHLLLKDNQTG, encoded by the coding sequence ATGAGCGAGCTATCCCATGTTGCCCGGGACGATATAAAGAAACTGCTTCAGAAGCTTCCCAAATTGAGCATGAAGGAACTTCTTTCCTATCTGGTAAATGCGGAGGCCGAGGAAGCCGAGATGTACCGTCATCTCACTGAGGTGAGCAGGGAAATAACGTGGAGTGAAGAGATTCCAAAGGTTTTTCACGGACTGAGTGAAGACAGCATTCAGCATGCGGAAGAGTTGCTAAAACTTTACAAAAAGCTGTTCCCGGGCGAGGAACTTGCCCCCGTGGATCTGCCCCCTCTTGAGGTCGTTCTGGGAGAGGATAAGCTCAGGGAGTTTTTGAGACATGGGAGGCTGTGGGAGCTCTTTGACATACTGATGGAGAACGAAAAGATGACGGCGGAGGTTTACGAGTACATCCATAGTGTGAGCGAAAATCCTGAGATAAGAGAAGTTGCAAAGTGGCTGGCGGAGGTTGAATGGGGGCACTTCAACAAGATAAAGATTCTAAAGGACAGGCACCTCCTGCTAAAAGACAATCAGACTGGGTGA